One Cucurbita pepo subsp. pepo cultivar mu-cu-16 chromosome LG07, ASM280686v2, whole genome shotgun sequence genomic region harbors:
- the LOC111799023 gene encoding uncharacterized protein LOC111799023 isoform X3, with translation MAIQFKFRSSVIFDSVDIDGRPSISIGDLKSKIIRMKNLDTCQNFDLVFSDARTGQDLVDEKFEIPSGSCVIIKRVPAGSVPSNVVHHDLFGKFQVKDTDMVNSSHPVKAETDNFDDFGVDLYPIRKRTSSISLNHKKYDAVRHYKETERGYIEPEGSGISEAIQRDSSHGTTVGGTELQTNIKVHIGEGIGLEKPVVAMASVNHDCEIPPELKCTLCKSLFVDAVIIGCCKHSFCEKCIHHVLLRKAKCPNCASTKSRLEDLLPNLSLRQNVADFLESQILMGNPDNAIHHDAPDEESRIEGEDMPFLSYATSRGCNQEVVEDINDSSLKRNMVDGALFGSGHPEKFGGMPQDLHPFDDCQGESQPVFGDFKHGLLINASDIPGKIQNLADFRRQKKRCRACYMCGSLDHLIRDCPVASKPHPMPLMGATPYYASPWHHVSSFSNLYGCAMPFNTSTVPEANSYWASLYGGYPAPSGYVGMRDMTAPPLRKIEEFCGGYSQSTDVSDTNKRGMIPDNRSRRAMAFINEDGCEGEDDVAKYRGLHEWDGKSRDYRMLEEEEHPRRETANDEINWLYDEKRKSSRSSKDAMINQFNGRLGLDTEGLPCNTKVLTKERSEHHHRSFREVGGRADECCSHFSSNHHKKCKLKEDKTNVVEFDLKRQTKKHPNDSKFDLEQSFPRSRGSKHNALTQDHHRQMVCEPNDNRVHKYKQRRQ, from the exons ATGGCGATCCAATTTAAGTTCAGGAGCTCGGTGATCTTCGACTCGGTGGATATCGATGGCCGACCCTCCATATCAATTGGCGATCttaaatccaaaattattCGGATGAAGAACCTCGATACCTGCCAAAACTTTGATCTCGTTTTCTCCGATGCCCGTACCGGCCAAG ATTTGGTTGacgagaaatttgaaattcctAGTGGTTCATGCGTGATCATAAAGAGAGTTCCTGCGGGATCAGTTCCTTCCAATGT TGTACATCACGACTTGTTTGGGAAATTTCAAGTCAAAGACACTGACATGGTTAATTCATCTCATCCAGTG AAGGCTGAGACGGacaattttgatgattttggtGTAGACTTATACCCTATTCGCAAAAGAACATCATCAATTTCtctcaatcataaaaaatatgatgCTGTTAG ACATTATAAGGAGACTGAAAGAGGATATATTGAGCCTGAAGGAAGTGGCATTAGTGAGGCTATTCAAAGAG ATTCAAGTCATGGTACAACAGTTGGAGGAACTGAGCTgcaaacaaacataaaagttCATATTGGCGAGGGAATTGGTTTGGAGAA ACCAGTTGTTGCAATGGCTTCAGTGAATCATGATTGTGAAATACCGCCAGAACTGAAGTGTACTCTTTGCAAATCACTCTTTGTGGATGCCGTTATTATTGGTTGCTGTAAGCATAGCTTTTGTGAGAAAT GCATTCATCATGTTCTACTGCGAAAGGCAAAGTGCCCTAATTGTGCCTCTACTAAAAGTAGACTAGAAGATTTGTTGCCGAATTTATCTCTTAGGCAAAATGTTGCTGATTTCCTTGAGTCTCAGATCCTGATGGGCAACCCAGACAATGCCATTCATCATGATGCACCAG ATGAAGAATCAAGAATTGAAGGAGAGGACATGCCATTTCTGTCTTATGCTACCAGTAGGGGTTGTAATCAAGAAGTGGTGGAAGACATCAATGACTcatcattaaaaagaaatatg GTTGATGGAGCACTATTTGGATCGGGCCACCCTGAAAAATTTGGTGGTATGCCACAAGACCTTCATCCTTTTGATGATTGCCAAGGGGAAAGTCAGCCTGTTTTTGGGGATTTTAAGCATGGGTTGCTGATCAACGCCTCTG ATATACCgggaaaaatccaaaacctTGCAGATTTTAGAAGACAAAAAAAG CGTTGCCGTGCTTGTTACATGTGTGGTTCTCTGGACCATCTCATTAGAGACTGTCCAGTTGCTTCAAAGCCACATCCCATGCCTCTAATGG GAGCTACGCCATATTATGCATCACCTTGGCATCATGTCAGTTCCTTTTCAAACCTGTATGGTTGTGCCATGCCTTTCAATACATCAACGGTACCTGAAGCAAATTCTTACTGGGCATCTCTTTATGGTGGATATCCTGCCCCAAG TGGATATGTGGGCATGAGAGACATGACTGCTCCACCACTCCGGAAGATTGAAGAGTTCTGCGGTGGTTATTCACAATCCACAGACGTTAGTGACACTAATAAAAGAGGGATGATACCTGATAATCGTTCCAGGAG GGCAATGGCTTTCATCAATGAGGATGGGTGCGAGGGAGAAGATGATGTTGCTAAATATAGAGGCCTTCATGAGTGGGATGGAAAATCAAGAGACTATAGAATGCTCGAAGAAGAGGAACACCCACGTCGAGAAACTGCCAACGACGAAATAAATTGGCTGTATGACGAAAAAAGGAAGAGTTCCCGTTCTTCTAAAGATGCTATGATCAATCAATTCAACGGGAGATTAGGCCTGGACACAGAAGGCTTGCCTTGCAACACCAAAGTATTGACTAAGGAGAGGTCTGAACATCACCATAGAAGCTTCCGGGAGGTTGGTGGGAGGGCAGATGAATGTTGCAGTCATTTTAGCTCGAATCACCACAAAAAATGCAAATTGAAAGAAGATAAAACCAATGTGGTCGAGTTCGACTTAAAGCGACAAACAAAGAAGCATCCTAACGACTCAAAGTTTGATTTAGAACAAAGCTTTCCCAGATCGAGAGGTTCTAAGCACAATGCGCTCACTCAAGATCATCATCGGCAAATGGTTTGCGAGCCAAACGATAATCGTGTccataaatataaacaaagaagGCAGTGA
- the LOC111799023 gene encoding uncharacterized protein LOC111799023 isoform X2, translating to MAIQFKFRSSVIFDSVDIDGRPSISIGDLKSKIIRMKNLDTCQNFDLVFSDARTGQGIPSSLCRYWLHDLVDEKFEIPSGSCVIIKRVPAGSVPSNVVHHDLFGKFQVKDTDMVNSSHPVKAETDNFDDFGVDLYPIRKRTSSISLNHKKYDAVRHYKETERGYIEPEGSGINSSHGTTVGGTELQTNIKVHIGEGIGLEKPVVAMASVNHDCEIPPELKCTLCKSLFVDAVIIGCCKHSFCEKCIHHVLLRKAKCPNCASTKSRLEDLLPNLSLRQNVADFLESQILMGNPDNAIHHDAPDEESRIEGEDMPFLSYATSRGCNQEVVEDINDSSLKRNMVDGALFGSGHPEKFGGMPQDLHPFDDCQGESQPVFGDFKHGLLINASDIPGKIQNLADFRRQKKRCRACYMCGSLDHLIRDCPVASKPHPMPLMGATPYYASPWHHVSSFSNLYGCAMPFNTSTVPEANSYWASLYGGYPAPSGYVGMRDMTAPPLRKIEEFCGGYSQSTDVSDTNKRGMIPDNRSRRAMAFINEDGCEGEDDVAKYRGLHEWDGKSRDYRMLEEEEHPRRETANDEINWLYDEKRKSSRSSKDAMINQFNGRLGLDTEGLPCNTKVLTKERSEHHHRSFREVGGRADECCSHFSSNHHKKCKLKEDKTNVVEFDLKRQTKKHPNDSKFDLEQSFPRSRGSKHNALTQDHHRQMVCEPNDNRVHKYKQRRQ from the exons ATGGCGATCCAATTTAAGTTCAGGAGCTCGGTGATCTTCGACTCGGTGGATATCGATGGCCGACCCTCCATATCAATTGGCGATCttaaatccaaaattattCGGATGAAGAACCTCGATACCTGCCAAAACTTTGATCTCGTTTTCTCCGATGCCCGTACCGGCCAAGGTATTCCGTCATCTCTCTGCCGCTATTGGTTGCATG ATTTGGTTGacgagaaatttgaaattcctAGTGGTTCATGCGTGATCATAAAGAGAGTTCCTGCGGGATCAGTTCCTTCCAATGT TGTACATCACGACTTGTTTGGGAAATTTCAAGTCAAAGACACTGACATGGTTAATTCATCTCATCCAGTG AAGGCTGAGACGGacaattttgatgattttggtGTAGACTTATACCCTATTCGCAAAAGAACATCATCAATTTCtctcaatcataaaaaatatgatgCTGTTAG ACATTATAAGGAGACTGAAAGAGGATATATTGAGCCTGAAGGAAGTGGCATTA ATTCAAGTCATGGTACAACAGTTGGAGGAACTGAGCTgcaaacaaacataaaagttCATATTGGCGAGGGAATTGGTTTGGAGAA ACCAGTTGTTGCAATGGCTTCAGTGAATCATGATTGTGAAATACCGCCAGAACTGAAGTGTACTCTTTGCAAATCACTCTTTGTGGATGCCGTTATTATTGGTTGCTGTAAGCATAGCTTTTGTGAGAAAT GCATTCATCATGTTCTACTGCGAAAGGCAAAGTGCCCTAATTGTGCCTCTACTAAAAGTAGACTAGAAGATTTGTTGCCGAATTTATCTCTTAGGCAAAATGTTGCTGATTTCCTTGAGTCTCAGATCCTGATGGGCAACCCAGACAATGCCATTCATCATGATGCACCAG ATGAAGAATCAAGAATTGAAGGAGAGGACATGCCATTTCTGTCTTATGCTACCAGTAGGGGTTGTAATCAAGAAGTGGTGGAAGACATCAATGACTcatcattaaaaagaaatatg GTTGATGGAGCACTATTTGGATCGGGCCACCCTGAAAAATTTGGTGGTATGCCACAAGACCTTCATCCTTTTGATGATTGCCAAGGGGAAAGTCAGCCTGTTTTTGGGGATTTTAAGCATGGGTTGCTGATCAACGCCTCTG ATATACCgggaaaaatccaaaacctTGCAGATTTTAGAAGACAAAAAAAG CGTTGCCGTGCTTGTTACATGTGTGGTTCTCTGGACCATCTCATTAGAGACTGTCCAGTTGCTTCAAAGCCACATCCCATGCCTCTAATGG GAGCTACGCCATATTATGCATCACCTTGGCATCATGTCAGTTCCTTTTCAAACCTGTATGGTTGTGCCATGCCTTTCAATACATCAACGGTACCTGAAGCAAATTCTTACTGGGCATCTCTTTATGGTGGATATCCTGCCCCAAG TGGATATGTGGGCATGAGAGACATGACTGCTCCACCACTCCGGAAGATTGAAGAGTTCTGCGGTGGTTATTCACAATCCACAGACGTTAGTGACACTAATAAAAGAGGGATGATACCTGATAATCGTTCCAGGAG GGCAATGGCTTTCATCAATGAGGATGGGTGCGAGGGAGAAGATGATGTTGCTAAATATAGAGGCCTTCATGAGTGGGATGGAAAATCAAGAGACTATAGAATGCTCGAAGAAGAGGAACACCCACGTCGAGAAACTGCCAACGACGAAATAAATTGGCTGTATGACGAAAAAAGGAAGAGTTCCCGTTCTTCTAAAGATGCTATGATCAATCAATTCAACGGGAGATTAGGCCTGGACACAGAAGGCTTGCCTTGCAACACCAAAGTATTGACTAAGGAGAGGTCTGAACATCACCATAGAAGCTTCCGGGAGGTTGGTGGGAGGGCAGATGAATGTTGCAGTCATTTTAGCTCGAATCACCACAAAAAATGCAAATTGAAAGAAGATAAAACCAATGTGGTCGAGTTCGACTTAAAGCGACAAACAAAGAAGCATCCTAACGACTCAAAGTTTGATTTAGAACAAAGCTTTCCCAGATCGAGAGGTTCTAAGCACAATGCGCTCACTCAAGATCATCATCGGCAAATGGTTTGCGAGCCAAACGATAATCGTGTccataaatataaacaaagaagGCAGTGA
- the LOC111799023 gene encoding uncharacterized protein LOC111799023 isoform X1, whose product MAIQFKFRSSVIFDSVDIDGRPSISIGDLKSKIIRMKNLDTCQNFDLVFSDARTGQGIPSSLCRYWLHDLVDEKFEIPSGSCVIIKRVPAGSVPSNVVHHDLFGKFQVKDTDMVNSSHPVKAETDNFDDFGVDLYPIRKRTSSISLNHKKYDAVRHYKETERGYIEPEGSGISEAIQRDSSHGTTVGGTELQTNIKVHIGEGIGLEKPVVAMASVNHDCEIPPELKCTLCKSLFVDAVIIGCCKHSFCEKCIHHVLLRKAKCPNCASTKSRLEDLLPNLSLRQNVADFLESQILMGNPDNAIHHDAPDEESRIEGEDMPFLSYATSRGCNQEVVEDINDSSLKRNMVDGALFGSGHPEKFGGMPQDLHPFDDCQGESQPVFGDFKHGLLINASDIPGKIQNLADFRRQKKRCRACYMCGSLDHLIRDCPVASKPHPMPLMGATPYYASPWHHVSSFSNLYGCAMPFNTSTVPEANSYWASLYGGYPAPSGYVGMRDMTAPPLRKIEEFCGGYSQSTDVSDTNKRGMIPDNRSRRAMAFINEDGCEGEDDVAKYRGLHEWDGKSRDYRMLEEEEHPRRETANDEINWLYDEKRKSSRSSKDAMINQFNGRLGLDTEGLPCNTKVLTKERSEHHHRSFREVGGRADECCSHFSSNHHKKCKLKEDKTNVVEFDLKRQTKKHPNDSKFDLEQSFPRSRGSKHNALTQDHHRQMVCEPNDNRVHKYKQRRQ is encoded by the exons ATGGCGATCCAATTTAAGTTCAGGAGCTCGGTGATCTTCGACTCGGTGGATATCGATGGCCGACCCTCCATATCAATTGGCGATCttaaatccaaaattattCGGATGAAGAACCTCGATACCTGCCAAAACTTTGATCTCGTTTTCTCCGATGCCCGTACCGGCCAAGGTATTCCGTCATCTCTCTGCCGCTATTGGTTGCATG ATTTGGTTGacgagaaatttgaaattcctAGTGGTTCATGCGTGATCATAAAGAGAGTTCCTGCGGGATCAGTTCCTTCCAATGT TGTACATCACGACTTGTTTGGGAAATTTCAAGTCAAAGACACTGACATGGTTAATTCATCTCATCCAGTG AAGGCTGAGACGGacaattttgatgattttggtGTAGACTTATACCCTATTCGCAAAAGAACATCATCAATTTCtctcaatcataaaaaatatgatgCTGTTAG ACATTATAAGGAGACTGAAAGAGGATATATTGAGCCTGAAGGAAGTGGCATTAGTGAGGCTATTCAAAGAG ATTCAAGTCATGGTACAACAGTTGGAGGAACTGAGCTgcaaacaaacataaaagttCATATTGGCGAGGGAATTGGTTTGGAGAA ACCAGTTGTTGCAATGGCTTCAGTGAATCATGATTGTGAAATACCGCCAGAACTGAAGTGTACTCTTTGCAAATCACTCTTTGTGGATGCCGTTATTATTGGTTGCTGTAAGCATAGCTTTTGTGAGAAAT GCATTCATCATGTTCTACTGCGAAAGGCAAAGTGCCCTAATTGTGCCTCTACTAAAAGTAGACTAGAAGATTTGTTGCCGAATTTATCTCTTAGGCAAAATGTTGCTGATTTCCTTGAGTCTCAGATCCTGATGGGCAACCCAGACAATGCCATTCATCATGATGCACCAG ATGAAGAATCAAGAATTGAAGGAGAGGACATGCCATTTCTGTCTTATGCTACCAGTAGGGGTTGTAATCAAGAAGTGGTGGAAGACATCAATGACTcatcattaaaaagaaatatg GTTGATGGAGCACTATTTGGATCGGGCCACCCTGAAAAATTTGGTGGTATGCCACAAGACCTTCATCCTTTTGATGATTGCCAAGGGGAAAGTCAGCCTGTTTTTGGGGATTTTAAGCATGGGTTGCTGATCAACGCCTCTG ATATACCgggaaaaatccaaaacctTGCAGATTTTAGAAGACAAAAAAAG CGTTGCCGTGCTTGTTACATGTGTGGTTCTCTGGACCATCTCATTAGAGACTGTCCAGTTGCTTCAAAGCCACATCCCATGCCTCTAATGG GAGCTACGCCATATTATGCATCACCTTGGCATCATGTCAGTTCCTTTTCAAACCTGTATGGTTGTGCCATGCCTTTCAATACATCAACGGTACCTGAAGCAAATTCTTACTGGGCATCTCTTTATGGTGGATATCCTGCCCCAAG TGGATATGTGGGCATGAGAGACATGACTGCTCCACCACTCCGGAAGATTGAAGAGTTCTGCGGTGGTTATTCACAATCCACAGACGTTAGTGACACTAATAAAAGAGGGATGATACCTGATAATCGTTCCAGGAG GGCAATGGCTTTCATCAATGAGGATGGGTGCGAGGGAGAAGATGATGTTGCTAAATATAGAGGCCTTCATGAGTGGGATGGAAAATCAAGAGACTATAGAATGCTCGAAGAAGAGGAACACCCACGTCGAGAAACTGCCAACGACGAAATAAATTGGCTGTATGACGAAAAAAGGAAGAGTTCCCGTTCTTCTAAAGATGCTATGATCAATCAATTCAACGGGAGATTAGGCCTGGACACAGAAGGCTTGCCTTGCAACACCAAAGTATTGACTAAGGAGAGGTCTGAACATCACCATAGAAGCTTCCGGGAGGTTGGTGGGAGGGCAGATGAATGTTGCAGTCATTTTAGCTCGAATCACCACAAAAAATGCAAATTGAAAGAAGATAAAACCAATGTGGTCGAGTTCGACTTAAAGCGACAAACAAAGAAGCATCCTAACGACTCAAAGTTTGATTTAGAACAAAGCTTTCCCAGATCGAGAGGTTCTAAGCACAATGCGCTCACTCAAGATCATCATCGGCAAATGGTTTGCGAGCCAAACGATAATCGTGTccataaatataaacaaagaagGCAGTGA
- the LOC111798107 gene encoding glutamate receptor 2.7-like → MKPNQGSRRALWFIAGCVLLVATAGEAQNVSVGVVLDMESWVGKMGLSCIHMSLSEFYEANSHYNTRIVLHPKDSAADVVGAAAAAVDLIKNNKVEAILGPTTSMQTNFVIKLGHKAHVPILTFTASTPPLASYRSPYFFRLTQTDSAQVAAISALVKAYNWRQVVLIYQDDEFGDGMLPYLIDALQDVNARVPYRSVIDPTATEDQIGEELYKLMTMPTRVFLVHMQPSLAIRLFAKANKIGMMREGYAWILTDAIANLLDSMTSSVLNSMEGALGVKTYVPKSMELDRFKIKWKREFVMENSVLTDPHLDIFGLWAYDAARALAMAIEKTGAKNFTFENPNGSENLTDLQTLGVSQNGEKIVEALSKTKFMGLTGNYEIVNGQLQSAAFEIVNVNSNGGNRVGLWNPEKGLLSNNMTVIWPGNTAAAPKGWEIPTAGKRLRIGVPVKEGYSEFVTVNGKKVEGYCRDVFDAVIEALPYALPFDYIPFALPNGSSAGSYNDLIMQVNRGVYDGAVGDLTIVENRSRYVDFTLPFTESGVSMIVPTQANSKNRAWLFLKPLTLDLWITSFCFFVFMGFVVWILEHRINQDFRGPPTHQIGTSLWYSFCTMVFAQRETLISNLARFVVVIWFFVVFVLTQSYTASLTSLLTVQQLQPTITNINELLKTQPWVGYQDGSFVGGLLTSVGIKNLKSYGSPEELDELLKLGSSNGGIDAAFDEMPYVKLFLSMFGDKYTMGDPNYKTDGFGFAFPIGSPLVADISRAVLNVTESEKMNQLQRKWFKNEDNSWSSISKITSSRLNLSSFWGLFLIAGTAAIIALLIYFIIFFYKEQHKLSHASNSSIGSKIRALLRIYDKIDLTSHTFRKSNHLQVADNKIHAIHGDSVGASPSSNYPSSPSNNSVHDTSCEFFSKSGDVTPNNQVMEMVIHSTMEFAPQN, encoded by the exons ATGAAGCCGAATCAGGGCAGTCGCCGTGCTCTGTGGTTCATCGCAGGCTGCGTGTTGTTGGTTGCGACGGCGGGGGAGGCTCAGAATGTGAGCGTGGGGGTGGTGTTGGATATGGAGAGCTGGGTTGGGAAGATGGGGTTGAGTTGTATTCACATGTCGTTGTCGGAATTCTATGAAGCTAATTCTCACTACAACACTAGGATTGTTCTTCACCCCAAGGACTCCGCCGCCGATGTTGTTGGTGCGGCGGCTGcag CTGTTGACCTGATAAAGAACAATAAAGTTGAAGCAATTTTAGGGCCAACTACTTCGATGCAGACCAACTTTGTGATCAAGCTCGGCCACAAAGCTCATGTCCCCATCCTTACCTTCACTGCCTCCACCCCCCCTCTCGCCTCCTACCGCAGCCCCTACTTCTTTCGTCTCACCCAGACTGACTCTGCCCAAGTTGCCGCTATTAGCGCCCTGGTCAAAGCCTACAATTGGAGACAA GTCGTTTTGATCTACCAAGACGACGAGTTTGGAGACGGGATGTTACCGTATTTGATCGACGCATTGCAGGATGTGAATGCACGCGTCCCATATCGGAGCGTCATCGATCCAACGGCCACCGAGGATCAGATCGGGGAAGAGCTTTACAAATTGATGACAATGCCGACCAGAGTGTTCTTGGTCCACATGCAGCCGTCTCTAGCGATTCGCTTATTCGCTAAGGCCAACAAAATTGGAATGATGAGGGAAGGTTACGCTTGGATTTTGACTGACGCCATCGCGAATTTACTCGATTCCATGACTTCCTCTGTTCTAAACTCCATGGAAGGAGCTTTGGGAGTGAAGACATATGTCCCAAAATCAATGGAGCTCGAccgtttcaaaattaaatggaaacgGGAATTCGTAATGGAAAATTCTGTCCTCACCGATCCACATTTAGACATCTTCGGATTGTGGGCCTATGATGCAGCTCGAGCACTGGCAATGGCAATTGAGAAAACAGGGGCCAAAAACTTCACATTCGAAAACCCAAATGGATCTGAAAATCTAACCGATCTTCAAACTCTGGGGGTTTCTCAAAACGGGGAGAAAATTGTGGAGGCGTTGTCGAAGACGAAGTTCATGGGGCTGACTGGAAATTACGAGATCGTGAATGGGCAGCTGCAATCGGCGGCATTTGAGATTGTGAATGTGAATAGTAATGGGGGAAACAGAGTTGGGCTTTGGAATCCTGAAAAGGGGTTGTTGAGTAACAATATGACAGTGATCTGGCCGGGGAATACGGCGGCGGCGCCGAAAGGGTGGGAGATTCCAACGGCGGGGAAAAGGTTGAGAATTGGGGTTCCGGTGAAGGAAGGGTATAGTGAGTTCGTGACAGTGAATGGAAAGAAGGTGGAAGGGTATTGTAGGGACGTGTTCGATGCGGTAATAGAAGCGCTTCCATACGCCCTTCCGTTTGATTACATTCCCTTTGCACTTCCAAATGGATCTAGCGCCGGTTCCTACAATGATCTCATCATGCAAGTTAACAGAGGG GTCTACGACGGTGCAGTAGGAGACTTAACCATCGTAGAAAATAGATCTAGGTACGTTGATTTCACCTTGCCATTCACAGAGTCCGGAGTTTCAATGATCGTTCCAACACAAGCCAACTCCAAGAACAGAGCATGGCTTTTTCTGAAGCCTCTCACTTTAGACCTTTGGATCACAAGCTTCTGCTTCTTCGTCTTCATGGGGTTTGTCGTTTGGATTCTCGAACATCGAATCAACCAAGACTTTCGTGGTCCTCCCACTCATCAGATCGGTACCAGCCTCTGGTACTCCTTTTGCACCATGGTCTTCGCCCAAA GGGAGACTTTGATAAGCAATTTGGCGAGGTTTGTAGTGGTGATATGGTTCTTCGTGGTGTTCGTTCTAACTCAAAGCTACACGGCAAGCTTGACTTCTCTGTTGACAGTGCAACAATTACAACCCACcattacaaatataaatgaGTTGTTGAAGACGCAGCCATGGGTGGGATATCAAGATGGTTCATTTGTTGGGGGGCTGTTGACCTCTGTGGGGATTAAGAATCTCAAGTCTTATGGGTCTCCTGAGGAACTCGACGAGTTGCTCAAACTAGGAAGCTCTAATGGCGGCATTGATGCTGCTTTTGATGAAATGCCTTACGTTAAGCTCTTCCTTTCCATGTTTGGTGATAAGTACACGATGGGTGATCCCAACTACAAAACGGatggatttggattt GCATTTCCCATTGGCTCGCCATTGGTAGCAGACATATCAAGAGCGGTGTTGAATGTGACAGAGAGTGAAAAGATGAACCAATTACAAAGGAAATGGTTTAAGAATGAAGACAACTCGTGGTCTTCCATCTCCAAGATCACttcttcgaggctcaacttAAGCAGCTTTTGGGGCCTATTTCTCATTGCCGGCACTGCCGCTATCATCGCCCTCCTCATCtacttcatcattttcttttacaaagaACAACACAAGCTTTCTCACGCCTCCAACTCATCTATTGGCAGTAAAATTCGAGCGTTGCTTAGAATCTATGATAAAATAGACTTGACTTCACACACGTTCAGAAAGAGTAATCATCTTCAGGTAGCAGACAACAAGATTCATGCGATCCATGGTGACTCCGTTGGTGCCTCACCGAGCTCGAATTACCCGTCTAGTCCATCGAATAATTCGGTCCATGACACGAGCTGTGAGTTCTTCTCTAAGTCGGGAGATGTGACTCCGAATAATCAAGTAATGGAAATGGTGATCCATTCAACAATGGAGTTCGCTCCTCAAAACTAG